Proteins encoded in a region of the Puniceibacterium sp. IMCC21224 genome:
- the dacB gene encoding D-alanyl-D-alanine carboxypeptidase/D-alanyl-D-alanine-endopeptidase — translation MMTRYTRRSFITAITSVAASAALPALANAPLTSLRPAARGEGFLQRTVIPVETLVSKARLDGAVGFAVADVATGRTLEDLSGDRGLPPASVAKALTASYALETLGTEHKFVTEVVAVGGVVDGVVQGDLVLAGGGDPTLDTDGLSRLAAGLKEAGIREVRGDFRVWGGLLPYTPTIDAEQPDHVGYSPAVSGLSLNYNRVHFEWRRGSNGYAVSMDARSATYRPDVTMARMQIVERKAPLYTYKDFGGRDDWTVAKGALGKGGARWLPVRQPELYAGQVFQTFAGSHGIKLGAPKKTATRPDGDVVAQLDSAPLRIILRDMLKWSTNLTAEMVGMATTLKRLGSVASLRESAQAMNDWAHDTMGLQHVALVDHSGLGDDSRVAASDMMAALIDVRKRLDLKPLLKSFALRDANRKVVSDHPLKVQAKTGTLNFVSGLAGFVDLPDGTELAFAIFAADMPRRDTLTRAQRERPEGASAWNSRAKTLQQGLIERWGTLYHG, via the coding sequence ATGATGACACGCTATACCCGACGCAGTTTTATCACTGCGATAACGTCGGTGGCCGCATCTGCGGCGCTGCCTGCGCTGGCCAATGCACCACTTACGTCGTTGCGTCCGGCGGCGCGCGGCGAAGGTTTCCTGCAACGAACCGTCATCCCGGTCGAAACTTTGGTGAGCAAGGCGCGTTTAGACGGCGCTGTCGGATTTGCCGTGGCGGACGTGGCAACGGGACGAACCCTGGAGGATCTGAGTGGCGACCGGGGGTTGCCACCTGCCAGCGTGGCCAAGGCGCTAACAGCGTCATATGCGCTGGAAACACTGGGGACGGAGCACAAGTTTGTGACCGAAGTCGTGGCGGTCGGCGGTGTGGTTGATGGGGTGGTCCAAGGCGATCTGGTACTGGCGGGAGGTGGTGATCCAACGCTGGACACTGATGGCTTATCGCGGTTGGCGGCGGGTCTGAAAGAGGCCGGGATCCGCGAAGTGCGCGGCGATTTTCGGGTTTGGGGCGGACTGCTGCCATATACTCCGACCATCGACGCCGAACAGCCGGACCATGTCGGATATAGCCCGGCGGTATCTGGCCTGAGTCTGAACTACAATCGGGTGCATTTCGAATGGCGGCGCGGCAGCAACGGCTATGCGGTTAGCATGGATGCAAGATCTGCGACCTATCGGCCTGACGTGACCATGGCGCGCATGCAGATCGTTGAGCGCAAGGCGCCACTCTATACCTACAAGGATTTTGGTGGGCGCGACGATTGGACAGTCGCCAAGGGCGCGTTGGGCAAGGGTGGCGCACGATGGTTGCCAGTGCGTCAGCCTGAACTTTATGCGGGGCAGGTGTTTCAAACCTTTGCTGGATCGCATGGCATCAAGCTGGGCGCGCCGAAAAAGACCGCGACCCGGCCGGACGGGGACGTCGTGGCGCAGCTTGACAGCGCGCCGCTGCGGATCATCTTGCGGGATATGCTGAAATGGTCAACCAACCTGACCGCGGAAATGGTCGGTATGGCGACCACGTTGAAACGCCTGGGCAGTGTCGCGTCGCTGCGAGAGTCAGCGCAGGCGATGAATGATTGGGCGCACGACACGATGGGTTTGCAGCATGTGGCGCTGGTGGATCATTCCGGGCTGGGCGATGACAGCCGTGTTGCGGCCTCGGACATGATGGCCGCGCTGATAGATGTTCGCAAACGACTGGACCTTAAGCCTTTGCTCAAGTCGTTTGCGCTGCGCGACGCCAACCGCAAGGTGGTCTCGGACCACCCGCTCAAGGTACAGGCCAAAACCGGGACGTTGAATTTTGTCAGTGGATTGGCCGGGTTCGTTGATCTACCTGATGGGACGGAATTGGCTTTCGCCATTTTTGCGGCAGACATGCCTCGTCGCGACACGCTGACCCGCGCACAGCGGGAACGGCCCGAAGGTGCTTCGGCGTGGAACAGCCGGGCCAAAACATTGCAGCAGGGACTGATTGAGCGTTGGGGAACGCTCTACCATGGCTGA
- a CDS encoding tellurite resistance TerB family protein — protein sequence MSPQDCLVALMIAVSASDEEMRTVELIVIQSVVDHLPIFVGYDGDRMSIMAQMVFDLLEQEDGLDALFGLIRDNLPERLFETAYALACDVAAADGMLDDSELRLLEEIRYELDLDRLHAAAIERSARVRHLRA from the coding sequence ATGAGCCCGCAGGACTGCCTCGTTGCGCTGATGATCGCCGTCTCGGCCTCAGACGAAGAGATGCGCACAGTCGAATTGATCGTCATCCAGTCTGTCGTCGACCATCTGCCGATTTTCGTCGGCTATGACGGGGACCGCATGAGCATCATGGCGCAGATGGTGTTCGACCTGCTCGAACAAGAAGACGGGCTTGACGCGCTCTTTGGCCTGATCCGCGACAATCTACCCGAACGGCTGTTTGAAACCGCCTATGCGCTGGCCTGCGATGTGGCGGCTGCCGATGGCATGCTGGACGACAGCGAATTGCGCCTGCTCGAGGAAATCCGTTACGAGCTGGACCTCGACCGCCTGCATGCTGCCGCTATCGAGCGCAGCGCCCGCGTTCGCCATCTGCGCGCCTGA
- a CDS encoding lysine--tRNA ligase, with amino-acid sequence MSELRDAAMTSKAWPFEEARRVLKRYEKAPPEKGYVLFETGYGPSGLPHIGTFGEVARTTMIRQAFQLISDIPTRLICFSDDMDGMRKVPENVPDPRQLDEHLQKPLTSVPDPFGTHDSFGAHNNAMLRRFLDTFGFEYEFISATEFYASGQFDEILLRCAERYDELMAIMLKSLRDERQQTYSIFLPIHPETGRVLYVPIKNVDAAKGEITFDDQDGREWTLPLTGGKVKLQWKPDFGARWAALGVDFEMYGKDHSTNTPIYDGICRTLGVKAPEHFTYELFLDDQGQKISKSKGNGLSIDEWLTYASTESLSYFMYLKPKTAKRMHFDVIPKAVDEYHQQLRAYVTQDAAARVNNPVWHIHGGKVPESKMVVPFAMLLNLASVSGAEDKETLWGFIRRYAPDASPQTHADLDQAAGFAVRYYQDFVKPAKVFRAPDEKEAAAMRDLVERLRAYDGPVEDEALQSIVFAVGKEHGFEPLRDWFKALYEVLLGASQGPRFGGFVALYGIKDSIALIENALN; translated from the coding sequence ATGTCCGAATTGCGCGATGCCGCTATGACCTCGAAGGCCTGGCCCTTTGAAGAGGCACGCCGGGTGCTGAAACGGTACGAGAAGGCACCACCCGAAAAGGGATATGTGCTGTTCGAGACCGGATACGGCCCGTCGGGTCTGCCCCATATCGGCACGTTTGGCGAGGTAGCGCGTACGACGATGATCCGCCAGGCGTTTCAGCTGATTTCGGACATCCCGACGCGGTTGATTTGCTTTTCAGACGATATGGACGGGATGCGCAAGGTCCCAGAAAATGTTCCAGACCCGCGGCAGTTGGACGAGCATCTGCAAAAGCCGCTGACATCTGTGCCGGACCCGTTTGGGACACATGACAGCTTTGGCGCGCATAACAATGCGATGTTGCGGCGGTTTCTGGACACTTTTGGGTTCGAATACGAGTTCATTTCAGCGACGGAATTTTATGCCAGCGGCCAGTTCGATGAAATTCTGCTGCGCTGCGCCGAGCGGTATGACGAACTGATGGCGATCATGCTGAAATCGTTGCGTGATGAGCGTCAGCAAACTTATTCGATCTTTCTGCCGATCCATCCCGAGACGGGGCGCGTGCTGTATGTGCCAATCAAGAACGTCGATGCCGCCAAGGGCGAGATTACGTTCGACGATCAGGACGGGCGTGAATGGACGCTTCCGCTCACTGGAGGCAAGGTCAAGCTGCAGTGGAAGCCGGATTTCGGCGCCCGCTGGGCCGCGCTGGGCGTCGATTTCGAGATGTACGGCAAGGATCACAGCACTAATACGCCGATCTATGACGGGATCTGCCGGACGCTGGGCGTCAAGGCGCCAGAGCATTTCACCTATGAGCTGTTCCTTGACGATCAGGGGCAGAAGATCAGCAAATCCAAGGGCAACGGGCTGTCGATCGACGAATGGCTGACCTATGCGAGCACCGAGAGCCTGTCCTATTTTATGTATCTCAAGCCCAAGACGGCCAAGCGGATGCATTTTGATGTGATCCCAAAGGCGGTTGATGAATACCATCAACAGTTGCGGGCCTATGTGACGCAGGATGCGGCGGCGCGGGTCAACAATCCGGTGTGGCATATCCACGGCGGCAAAGTACCTGAATCGAAGATGGTGGTGCCGTTTGCGATGTTGCTGAACCTCGCGTCGGTGTCCGGGGCCGAGGACAAAGAGACGCTTTGGGGCTTTATCCGCCGCTATGCGCCTGACGCAAGCCCCCAGACTCATGCTGATCTGGATCAGGCCGCAGGCTTTGCCGTGCGCTATTATCAGGATTTTGTGAAGCCAGCCAAAGTGTTCCGTGCGCCTGACGAAAAAGAAGCGGCAGCGATGCGCGATCTGGTCGAGCGGCTGCGCGCTTACGATGGCCCGGTCGAGGACGAGGCACTGCAATCCATCGTCTTTGCCGTTGGGAAAGAACATGGGTTCGAACCGCTTCGTGACTGGTTCAAGGCGCTTTACGAGGTGCTTTTGGGAGCGAGCCAAGGTCCGCGCTTTGGCGGGTTTGTGGCGCTTTACGGCATCAAGGACAGCATCGCGTTGATCGAAAATGCGCTAAACTAG
- a CDS encoding DUF4864 domain-containing protein, with the protein MTKGAVALPYSTFFDVERVMRGFMIGLIMAALFSGAALAQTSDNAEIQGTIRSQIDAFLADDLDRAFGYASPTIQGLFGSAGNFGKMVQQGYPMVWRPDDVRFGSLRQIEGNMWQQVIVRDGQGMTHVLDYQMVMQDGEWRIGGVQILQQPEVSA; encoded by the coding sequence TTGACCAAAGGCGCGGTCGCATTACCTTATTCTACATTCTTTGATGTGGAGAGAGTGATGCGTGGTTTCATGATTGGTTTGATAATGGCGGCCCTGTTCAGCGGAGCAGCCTTGGCCCAGACTTCGGACAATGCCGAGATTCAAGGTACGATCCGTTCGCAGATAGATGCCTTTCTGGCGGATGATCTGGACAGAGCTTTTGGTTATGCCAGCCCGACAATTCAGGGGTTGTTTGGATCGGCTGGTAATTTTGGCAAGATGGTTCAACAAGGGTATCCGATGGTCTGGCGGCCCGACGACGTCCGCTTTGGTTCGCTGCGCCAGATTGAGGGCAATATGTGGCAGCAGGTGATCGTGCGTGACGGGCAGGGCATGACCCATGTTTTGGACTACCAAATGGTGATGCAGGACGGGGAATGGCGCATTGGTGGTGTGCAGATACTGCAACAGCCTGAAGTCTCTGCCTGA